A stretch of the Streptomyces sp. NBC_00078 genome encodes the following:
- a CDS encoding calcium-binding protein: MGRRRQRHDHRERRRQHRAGRRGRRRAARRLGAQTLSGDDGKDRVYGGAGDDTLYGGKGDDILYGNAGSDVVYGNSGNDTLYGGPGTDRLSGGPGRNVVHQN; the protein is encoded by the coding sequence CTGGGGCGGCGCCGGCAACGACACGATCACCGCGAGCGGAGGCGACAACATCGTGCAGGGCGGCGCGGGCGACGACGTGCTGCACGGCGGCTCGGCGCCCAGACCCTTTCGGGCGACGACGGCAAGGACCGCGTCTACGGCGGAGCCGGCGACGACACGCTGTACGGGGGCAAGGGCGACGACATCCTGTACGGCAACGCGGGCAGCGATGTCGTGTACGGCAACAGCGGCAATGACACGCTGTACGGCGGCCCCGGCACCGACAGGCTCTCCGGTGGCCCCGGCCGCAACGTGGTCCACCAGAACTGA
- a CDS encoding IS607 family transposase, with the protein MNLTEWARAQGVNPHTAYRWFHEGTLPVPARRVGPRTILVNIEANTSPDVTGGVGLYARVSSHDQKPDLERQAARLSVWAAQAGHRVVRIESEIASGMNGFRSKAKRLLADPKVTTVVVEHKDRLGRMNVELVEAALSASGRRLVVLDDGEVEDDLVRDMVEVLTSFCARLYGRRSAKNRARKALEAAAADG; encoded by the coding sequence ATGAACCTGACGGAGTGGGCGCGGGCGCAGGGGGTGAACCCGCATACGGCATATCGCTGGTTTCATGAGGGCACCTTGCCGGTGCCCGCGCGCCGGGTGGGGCCGCGCACGATCCTGGTGAACATCGAAGCGAACACCTCACCCGACGTGACCGGTGGTGTGGGCTTGTACGCCCGCGTCTCCTCGCACGATCAGAAGCCCGACCTGGAGCGTCAGGCCGCACGCTTGTCGGTGTGGGCCGCTCAGGCCGGTCACCGGGTCGTGCGGATCGAGTCCGAGATCGCCTCGGGTATGAACGGCTTCCGTTCCAAGGCGAAGCGGCTACTGGCAGACCCGAAGGTGACCACCGTGGTGGTGGAGCACAAGGACCGGCTTGGCCGGATGAACGTCGAACTGGTCGAAGCGGCCTTGTCCGCATCGGGTCGTCGTCTCGTCGTCCTTGATGACGGTGAAGTGGAAGACGACCTGGTGCGGGACATGGTGGAGGTGCTGACCTCGTTCTGTGCTCGCCTGTACGGGCGACGCTCGGCGAAGAACCGGGCCCGCAAGGCCCTTGAGGCGGCGGCTGCCGATGGCTGA
- a CDS encoding acyl-CoA dehydrogenase, giving the protein MGHYKSNLRDIEFNLFEVLGRDKLYGTGPFEEMDTETAKSILEELTRLAENELAESFADADRNPPVFDPETNTAPVPASFKKSYKAFMDSEYWRLGLPEEIGGTTSPRSLIWAYAELLLGSNPAVWMYASGPAFAGILFDEGNDVQKKIAQIAVERTWGSTMVLTEPDAGSDVGAGRTKAVQQEDGSWHIEGVKRFITSGEHDMEENILHYVLARPEGNGPGTKGLSLFLVPKYLFDFETGELGERNGVYATNVEHKMGLKASNTCEMTFGDQHPAKGWLIGDKHDGIRQMFRIIEFARMMVGTKAISTLSTGYLNALEYAKERVQGPDLANFMDKSAPKVTITHHPDVRRSLMTQKAYAEGMRALVLYTASLQDEIQVKEAAGEDISALEALNDLLLPIVKGYGSEKGYELLAQSLQTFGGSGFLQEYPIEQYIRDAKIDTLYEGTTAIQGQDFFFRKIVRNQGAALNSLAEDIKKFLALGTGGEELAGAREHLAKAAVELEAIVGLMLTDLAATEQDVKNIYKVGLNTSRLLLASGDVVVGYLLLKGAAIAAEKLETASAKAVSSKDAAFYTGKIAAAKFFAANVLPGVTGARKLAEGVDLDLMELDEAAF; this is encoded by the coding sequence ATGGGGCACTACAAGTCGAATCTGCGCGACATCGAGTTCAACCTCTTCGAAGTCCTGGGGCGGGACAAGCTGTACGGCACCGGCCCGTTCGAGGAGATGGACACCGAGACCGCCAAAAGCATCCTCGAGGAGCTGACCCGGCTCGCGGAGAACGAGCTGGCGGAGTCCTTCGCGGACGCGGACCGCAACCCGCCGGTCTTCGACCCGGAGACGAACACCGCCCCGGTTCCGGCCTCCTTCAAGAAGAGCTACAAGGCCTTCATGGACTCCGAGTACTGGCGTCTGGGCCTGCCCGAGGAGATCGGCGGCACCACTTCCCCGCGCTCCCTGATCTGGGCGTACGCGGAGCTGCTGCTCGGCTCGAACCCGGCCGTGTGGATGTACGCCTCCGGCCCGGCGTTCGCCGGGATCCTCTTCGACGAGGGCAACGACGTACAGAAGAAGATCGCGCAGATCGCCGTGGAGCGGACCTGGGGTTCGACCATGGTGCTGACCGAGCCCGACGCGGGCTCCGACGTCGGCGCCGGCCGTACCAAGGCGGTCCAGCAGGAGGACGGCTCCTGGCACATCGAGGGCGTGAAGCGGTTCATCACGTCCGGTGAGCACGACATGGAGGAGAACATCCTCCACTACGTCCTCGCCCGCCCGGAGGGCAACGGCCCCGGCACCAAGGGCCTGTCCCTCTTCCTCGTCCCGAAGTACCTCTTCGACTTCGAGACCGGCGAGCTGGGCGAGCGCAACGGCGTGTACGCGACGAACGTCGAGCACAAGATGGGCCTCAAGGCGTCCAACACCTGTGAGATGACCTTCGGCGACCAGCACCCCGCCAAGGGCTGGCTGATCGGCGACAAGCACGACGGCATTCGCCAGATGTTCCGCATCATCGAGTTCGCGCGGATGATGGTCGGCACGAAGGCGATCTCCACGCTGTCGACGGGCTACCTGAACGCGCTGGAGTACGCCAAGGAGCGCGTCCAGGGCCCCGACCTGGCGAACTTCATGGACAAGAGCGCGCCCAAGGTCACCATCACGCACCACCCGGACGTACGCCGCTCGCTGATGACGCAGAAGGCGTACGCGGAGGGCATGCGTGCGCTGGTGCTCTACACGGCCTCCCTCCAGGACGAGATCCAGGTCAAGGAGGCGGCCGGCGAGGACATCTCCGCGCTGGAGGCGCTGAACGACCTGCTCCTGCCGATCGTCAAGGGCTACGGCTCCGAGAAGGGCTACGAGCTGCTCGCCCAGTCGCTGCAGACCTTCGGCGGCTCCGGCTTCCTGCAGGAGTACCCGATCGAGCAGTACATCCGCGACGCCAAGATCGACACCCTGTACGAGGGCACGACGGCCATCCAGGGCCAGGACTTCTTCTTCCGGAAGATCGTCCGCAACCAGGGCGCTGCCCTCAACTCCCTTGCCGAGGACATCAAGAAGTTCCTGGCGCTGGGCACGGGCGGCGAGGAGCTGGCGGGCGCCCGCGAGCACCTCGCGAAGGCCGCCGTCGAGCTGGAGGCCATCGTCGGTCTGATGCTGACCGACCTCGCGGCCACCGAGCAGGACGTCAAGAACATCTACAAGGTGGGCCTGAACACCAGCCGCCTGCTGCTGGCCTCCGGTGACGTGGTCGTCGGCTACCTGCTGCTCAAGGGTGCCGCGATCGCCGCCGAGAAGCTGGAGACGGCGTCCGCGAAGGCTGTGTCCTCCAAGGATGCGGCGTTCTACACGGGCAAGATCGCGGCGGCGAAGTTCTTCGCGGCCAACGTCCTGCCGGGTGTCACCGGTGCCCGCAAGCTCGCCGAGGGCGTCGACCTGGACCTGATGGAGCTCGACGAGGCCGCGTTCTAG
- a CDS encoding pirin family protein, with protein MPAVTVENPLTLPRVTASADAVARPVLAVTTAPSGFEGEGFPVRRAFAGINYKHLDPFIMMDQMGEVEYAPGEPKGTPWHPHRGFETVTYIIDGIFDHQDSQGGGGTITNGDTQWMTAGSGLLHIEAPPESLVMSGGLFHGLQLWVNLPARDKMMAPRYQDIRGGNVQLLTTPDGGALLRVIAGELDGHQGPGITHTPITMIHATLAPGAEITLPWREDFNGLAYVLAGRGAVGSERRPVQMGQTAVFGAGSALTVRADEKQDSNTPDLEVVLLGGQPIREPMAHYGPFVMNTREELQQAFDDFQKGRLGTIPAVHGMTEGGL; from the coding sequence ATGCCTGCAGTGACCGTCGAGAACCCGCTGACGCTGCCGCGTGTGACCGCGTCGGCCGATGCCGTGGCACGTCCCGTACTGGCCGTCACGACCGCGCCGAGCGGTTTCGAGGGCGAGGGTTTCCCGGTGCGCCGTGCGTTTGCCGGGATCAACTACAAGCACCTCGACCCGTTCATCATGATGGATCAGATGGGCGAGGTGGAGTACGCGCCGGGCGAGCCCAAAGGCACCCCCTGGCACCCGCACCGCGGCTTCGAGACCGTCACGTACATCATCGACGGGATCTTCGACCACCAGGACTCGCAGGGCGGTGGCGGCACCATCACCAACGGCGACACCCAGTGGATGACGGCGGGCTCGGGCCTGCTGCACATCGAGGCGCCGCCGGAGTCCCTCGTCATGTCCGGCGGGCTCTTCCACGGCCTGCAGCTGTGGGTGAACCTCCCGGCCAGGGACAAGATGATGGCCCCGCGCTACCAGGACATCCGCGGCGGCAACGTCCAGCTGCTGACGACCCCGGACGGCGGCGCGCTCCTGCGCGTCATCGCCGGTGAGCTGGACGGTCACCAGGGCCCCGGCATCACGCACACGCCGATCACGATGATCCACGCGACGCTGGCGCCGGGCGCGGAGATCACCCTGCCGTGGCGCGAGGACTTCAACGGGCTCGCGTATGTGCTGGCGGGGCGCGGTGCGGTGGGTTCCGAGCGGCGTCCGGTCCAGATGGGCCAGACCGCCGTGTTCGGCGCGGGCTCCGCGCTGACCGTCCGCGCGGACGAGAAGCAGGACTCCAACACGCCGGACCTGGAGGTCGTGCTCCTGGGCGGGCAGCCGATCCGTGAGCCGATGGCCCACTACGGCCCGTTCGTCATGAACACCCGCGAGGAACTCCAGCAGGCCTTCGACGACTTCCAGAAGGGCCGGCTGGGGACGATCCCCGCGGTGCACGGGATGACCGAGGGCGGCCTGTAG
- a CDS encoding M18 family aminopeptidase yields MSEPPRFDRGHTDDLMSFLTASPSPYHAVASAAERLEKAGFRQVAETDAWDGTSGGKYVLRGGAIVAWYVPEGAAPHTPFRIVGAHTDSPNLRVKPQPDTGAHGWRQVAVEVYGGPLLNSWLDRDLGLAGRLTLRDGSTRLVNVDRPLLRVPQLAIHLDRSVSTEGLKLDKQRHLQPIWGLGGDVRDGDLIAFLEETAGLAAGEVTGWDLMTHSVEPPAHLGRDKELLAGPRMDNLLSVHAGVAALTAVSGADPAYIPVLAAFDHEENGSQSDTGADGPLLGSVLERSVFARGGSFEDRARAFAGTVCLSSDTGHAVHPNYAERHDPTHHPRVNGGPILKVNVNNRYATDGSGRAVFAAACERANVPFQSFVSNNSMPCGTTIGPITAARHGIKTVDIGVAILSMHSARELCGVDDPHLLANALVAFLQG; encoded by the coding sequence ATGAGCGAACCCCCCCGCTTCGACCGCGGCCACACCGACGACCTCATGTCCTTCCTGACGGCCAGTCCGTCGCCGTACCACGCGGTGGCGAGTGCCGCCGAGCGGCTGGAGAAGGCAGGCTTCAGGCAGGTCGCGGAGACGGACGCCTGGGACGGGACGAGCGGCGGCAAGTACGTACTGCGTGGCGGCGCGATCGTGGCCTGGTACGTCCCGGAGGGCGCGGCGCCCCACACGCCGTTCCGCATCGTCGGCGCGCACACCGACTCCCCGAACCTGCGGGTCAAGCCGCAGCCGGACACCGGCGCGCACGGCTGGCGCCAGGTGGCCGTGGAGGTCTACGGCGGCCCCCTGCTCAACTCCTGGCTCGACCGCGACCTGGGCCTGGCCGGCCGGCTGACCCTGCGGGACGGCTCCACGCGTCTGGTGAACGTCGACCGGCCGCTGCTGCGCGTCCCCCAGCTCGCGATCCACCTGGACCGTTCGGTGTCGACGGAGGGCCTCAAGCTCGACAAGCAGCGCCATCTGCAACCGATCTGGGGGCTGGGCGGCGATGTGCGCGACGGGGACCTGATCGCCTTCCTGGAGGAGACCGCGGGGCTGGCGGCGGGCGAGGTCACGGGCTGGGACCTGATGACGCACTCAGTGGAGCCGCCGGCCCATCTGGGCCGGGACAAGGAACTGCTCGCGGGTCCGCGCATGGACAACCTGCTGTCGGTCCACGCCGGCGTGGCGGCACTCACGGCGGTCTCGGGCGCCGACCCGGCCTACATCCCCGTACTGGCCGCGTTCGACCACGAGGAGAACGGCTCGCAGTCGGACACGGGCGCGGACGGGCCGCTGCTCGGCAGTGTGCTGGAGCGCTCGGTGTTCGCGCGCGGAGGGTCCTTCGAGGACCGGGCGAGAGCCTTCGCGGGCACGGTCTGTCTCTCCTCGGACACGGGCCACGCGGTGCACCCCAACTACGCGGAGCGCCACGACCCGACGCACCACCCCCGCGTCAACGGCGGCCCGATCCTCAAGGTCAACGTCAACAACCGCTACGCCACCGACGGTTCGGGACGCGCGGTGTTCGCCGCGGCCTGCGAGAGGGCGAACGTTCCCTTCCAGTCCTTCGTCTCCAACAACTCCATGCCCTGCGGCACCACGATCGGCCCGATCACCGCGGCCCGGCACGGCATCAAGACGGTCGACATCGGCGTCGCGATCCTCTCGATGCACAGCGCACGGGAGTTGTGCGGCGTGGACGACCCGCATCTGCTGGCGAACGCCCTGGTGGCCTTTCTGCAGGGGTAG
- a CDS encoding carbon-nitrogen family hydrolase yields the protein MRASLIQIAVEEGESVESRRRRVASLVREQAGADLVVLPELWTTGAFAYQEFGSEAEPLEGPTYEAMAKAASDAGVWLHAGSIPERDPEGPLYNTSLVFSPSGDLAAAYRKIHRFGFDKGEAVLMGAGRELVTVRLPETTLGLATCYDLRFPELFRGLVDAGAATFVVPAGWPERRRAHWTLLAQARAVENQAFVLACGTAGTHAGVPQAGHSIVVDPWGEVLAQAGTGEEILTVDFDPAKVAATREQFPALKDRVLGLEPFLNSVQE from the coding sequence GTGCGCGCCTCTCTCATCCAGATCGCCGTAGAAGAGGGCGAATCGGTCGAATCGCGCCGACGGCGGGTGGCTTCGCTGGTACGGGAACAGGCCGGGGCCGATCTGGTCGTGCTGCCGGAGCTGTGGACGACGGGCGCCTTCGCCTACCAGGAGTTCGGCAGCGAGGCCGAACCGCTCGAAGGGCCGACGTACGAGGCGATGGCCAAGGCCGCGAGCGATGCGGGCGTGTGGCTGCACGCGGGCTCGATCCCCGAGCGTGACCCTGAGGGCCCCCTCTACAACACCTCCCTCGTCTTCTCCCCCTCCGGCGATCTCGCCGCCGCCTACCGCAAGATCCACCGCTTCGGCTTCGACAAGGGCGAGGCCGTGCTGATGGGGGCGGGGCGCGAACTGGTGACCGTCCGTCTGCCCGAGACGACCCTCGGCCTCGCCACCTGCTATGACCTCCGCTTCCCCGAACTCTTCCGTGGTCTCGTCGACGCCGGCGCCGCGACCTTTGTCGTCCCGGCGGGCTGGCCGGAGCGCCGCCGGGCGCACTGGACGCTGCTGGCCCAGGCGCGGGCGGTCGAGAACCAGGCGTTCGTGCTTGCCTGTGGAACGGCCGGGACACATGCGGGAGTTCCACAGGCGGGTCACTCGATCGTGGTGGATCCGTGGGGCGAGGTGCTCGCTCAGGCAGGGACGGGCGAGGAGATCCTCACCGTGGACTTCGACCCGGCGAAGGTCGCGGCCACGCGGGAGCAGTTCCCGGCCCTGAAGGACCGCGTGCTGGGACTGGAACCGTTCCTAAACAGTGTCCAGGAGTGA
- a CDS encoding DUF6458 family protein has product MGLGGCIILIAAGAILTFATDWHMKGVNLDLVGIILMIVGLIGVSTFSGIARRRRVVVPPTTPVVEEERHHHRDGYSDGYGV; this is encoded by the coding sequence ATGGGCCTCGGCGGATGCATCATCCTCATCGCCGCGGGAGCCATCCTCACGTTCGCGACCGACTGGCACATGAAGGGGGTCAATCTCGACCTGGTCGGGATCATCCTCATGATCGTCGGGCTGATCGGCGTCAGCACCTTCAGCGGCATCGCCCGCCGTCGGCGCGTGGTGGTGCCGCCCACGACGCCGGTCGTCGAGGAGGAACGACACCACCACCGGGACGGCTACAGCGACGGCTACGGCGTCTGA
- a CDS encoding maleylpyruvate isomerase family mycothiol-dependent enzyme, translating to MSLHPTLQPYADAWTHSIEAISELVGPLVEGEWNRRTPCPGWSVRDVVSHVMGLDCEMLGDPRPIHTLPRDLFHVTNDSQRYMEMQVDVRRHHTAPEMTSELEYVIIRRNRQLRNESRDPGTKVRGPLGTELGLEESMRAHAFNVWVHEQDLRAALGRPGNLDSPGAHIARDVLLAELPRIVADDASAPRSSAVVFDVHGPIEFLRTIRVDIQGRGTLETAPALGPAATLTLDWETYVRLACGRVTPGAVADRVKADGDEELTGAILRNFTVTS from the coding sequence GTGAGTCTGCATCCCACCCTCCAGCCCTACGCCGACGCCTGGACCCATTCCATCGAAGCGATATCCGAGCTGGTGGGGCCACTGGTGGAGGGAGAGTGGAACCGGCGGACGCCGTGCCCGGGCTGGTCGGTCCGTGACGTGGTCTCCCACGTCATGGGTCTGGACTGCGAGATGCTGGGCGACCCGCGTCCCATCCACACGCTGCCGCGCGACCTCTTCCACGTCACCAACGACAGCCAGCGCTACATGGAGATGCAGGTCGACGTCCGCCGCCATCACACGGCGCCGGAGATGACCTCCGAGCTGGAGTACGTGATCATCCGCCGCAACCGCCAGCTGCGGAACGAGTCGCGTGACCCGGGCACCAAGGTGCGCGGCCCGCTCGGCACCGAGCTCGGCCTCGAAGAGTCCATGCGCGCCCATGCGTTCAACGTGTGGGTGCACGAACAGGACCTGCGCGCCGCCCTCGGCCGCCCCGGCAACCTCGACTCCCCCGGCGCGCACATCGCGCGTGACGTGCTCCTCGCCGAGCTGCCGAGGATCGTCGCCGACGACGCGTCCGCGCCGCGCAGTTCGGCGGTCGTCTTCGACGTGCACGGTCCGATCGAGTTCCTGCGCACCATCCGCGTCGACATCCAGGGCCGGGGCACCCTGGAGACCGCCCCCGCCCTCGGCCCGGCCGCCACCCTCACCCTCGACTGGGAGACGTACGTCCGCCTGGCCTGCGGCCGGGTGACGCCCGGGGCCGTGGCGGACCGGGTGAAGGCGGACGGGGACGAGGAGCTGACCGGGGCCATCCTGCGGAACTTCACCGTGACGTCGTAG
- a CDS encoding transposase — translation MAEKKKLRKIEDPFVALGPSGVAIRDRLGHPTDVDDKVLRLVGEHLGRLASLDLKARCADGLDHNNDTWAARKQGLTAKSSSRWAGALTKATHDQWALSRRCRLAHIQGLEAAVRTLMHRLSQPIGEKGTKRAPGGYRSKGEWFCKSRRLHVLEHRLDVARAEQEAGVVHVVRGGRRLINNRHNLDAAQLTEAEWRQRWEAERWFLAADGESGKRYGNETIRVTPDGEVSIKLPTPLAHLANAGHGRYVLASKVEFAHRATEWRDRIEANRAVAYRIHLDVARGRWYLTASWTLPPVRTIPLETARAAGMVGVDTNADHFAAYRLDHHGNPVGNPRRFFYDLSGSADHRDAQIRHAISQLLRWADRCGASAIGLENLDFTADKTREKHGRKKRFRQLISGIPTGKLKARLVSMAAEHGLSIVAVDPAYTSMWGDEHWRKPLTSSKRKMSRHDAAGIAIGRRALGHSIRRRTAPPHDDQSDRRGHRTAQAGPGARGREGTRPPVTERAHDARRRIGAQRTREPSASNTVRDARSSGSWHQMSLLDTV, via the coding sequence ATGGCTGAGAAGAAGAAACTCCGGAAGATCGAGGACCCTTTCGTCGCGCTGGGCCCGTCCGGGGTGGCGATTCGCGACCGCCTGGGGCACCCCACCGACGTGGACGACAAGGTGTTGCGCCTGGTCGGCGAACACCTCGGACGACTCGCCTCCCTGGACCTCAAAGCCCGGTGTGCTGACGGTCTGGACCACAACAACGACACCTGGGCCGCCCGCAAGCAGGGCCTGACCGCGAAGTCGTCGTCCCGGTGGGCCGGTGCGCTCACCAAGGCCACCCACGACCAGTGGGCACTGTCCCGGCGCTGCCGGCTCGCCCACATCCAAGGGCTTGAGGCCGCTGTCCGCACCCTCATGCACCGCCTGTCCCAGCCCATCGGCGAGAAGGGAACCAAGCGCGCCCCGGGCGGCTACCGCTCCAAGGGCGAGTGGTTTTGCAAGTCGCGCCGCCTGCATGTGCTGGAACACCGCCTGGACGTTGCGCGTGCTGAGCAGGAGGCGGGTGTCGTGCACGTCGTGCGCGGCGGCAGGCGTCTGATCAACAACCGTCACAACCTGGACGCCGCGCAGCTCACCGAGGCTGAGTGGCGGCAGCGGTGGGAGGCGGAACGCTGGTTCCTCGCCGCTGACGGCGAGTCCGGCAAGCGGTACGGGAACGAGACGATCCGCGTCACCCCGGACGGCGAGGTCAGCATCAAGCTGCCCACACCGCTGGCGCACCTGGCCAACGCCGGGCACGGCCGGTACGTCCTCGCCTCCAAGGTCGAGTTCGCGCACCGAGCCACCGAGTGGCGCGACCGTATCGAAGCGAACCGGGCCGTGGCCTACCGTATCCACCTGGACGTGGCCCGGGGCCGCTGGTACCTCACCGCGTCGTGGACGCTCCCGCCGGTCAGGACAATCCCGCTGGAGACGGCACGGGCCGCCGGGATGGTCGGCGTGGATACCAACGCCGATCATTTCGCCGCCTACCGCCTCGACCACCACGGCAATCCGGTCGGCAACCCGCGCCGGTTCTTCTACGACCTGTCGGGCTCGGCCGACCACCGCGACGCGCAGATCAGACACGCCATCAGCCAACTGCTGCGCTGGGCCGACCGGTGCGGCGCGTCCGCCATCGGTCTGGAGAACCTGGACTTCACCGCCGACAAGACCCGCGAGAAGCACGGCCGGAAGAAGCGTTTCCGGCAGCTCATCTCCGGCATCCCCACCGGCAAGCTCAAAGCCCGTCTCGTCTCCATGGCCGCCGAACACGGCCTGTCGATCGTCGCCGTGGACCCCGCGTACACGTCGATGTGGGGCGACGAGCACTGGCGCAAGCCACTGACCAGCAGCAAGCGAAAGATGTCCCGACACGATGCCGCAGGTATCGCGATCGGGCGACGCGCCCTCGGGCACTCGATCCGGCGACGGACGGCACCGCCCCACGACGACCAGAGCGATCGTCGTGGGCATCGGACCGCCCAGGCCGGACCAGGCGCACGAGGGCGTGAGGGAACCCGCCCACCCGTCACGGAGCGTGCACACGATGCACGTCGCCGAATCGGGGCCCAGCGAACGCGGGAACCCAGCGCATCCAACACCGTTCGGGATGCGCGCAGTTCCGGGAGCTGGCATCAGATGTCACTCCTGGACACTGTTTAG
- a CDS encoding AI-2E family transporter, translating to MQLLPDPVRRFAAWCAVVLLGAAVVYVGVLLCSAFRTAVVPVLLALLGTALLGPLHRRLVKARVNRSVAAGLTCVAVVAVVGGAVYIVVAALIDTGDEIVASLKEAAQGVADHFGAAGTSLDDVATNAKDLLTKFGGTAASNVISGVSVVGESIAMAVLALFLVFFFLRDSHKAGGLVREIAPGRSGETLEAMARRAFEAVEGFMRGTTFIALIDAVCITVGLLVLGVPGAVGLGALVFVGAFIPYLGAFLSGAVAVLVALADRGFVIALWALGVVLAVQVLEGHVLTPVIQSRTAQMHPAVVMVAITAGASVAGILGMLLAVPLTAAAFAVVHELRARYPGPEPSGDSAGSSDS from the coding sequence GTGCAGCTCCTTCCCGACCCCGTCCGGCGGTTCGCCGCCTGGTGCGCCGTCGTGCTGCTCGGGGCAGCAGTGGTCTACGTAGGGGTCCTGCTGTGCTCCGCGTTCCGTACGGCCGTGGTGCCGGTGCTGCTCGCCCTGCTCGGGACCGCCCTGCTGGGGCCCCTGCACCGGCGGCTCGTGAAGGCCAGGGTCAATCGGTCCGTCGCCGCCGGGCTCACCTGCGTGGCGGTCGTGGCCGTCGTCGGTGGGGCCGTGTACATCGTCGTCGCCGCGCTCATCGACACCGGTGACGAGATCGTCGCCTCGCTGAAGGAGGCGGCCCAGGGGGTCGCCGACCACTTCGGGGCCGCGGGGACCTCGCTGGACGACGTCGCCACGAACGCGAAGGATCTGCTCACCAAGTTCGGCGGGACGGCCGCGTCCAACGTCATCAGCGGGGTCAGTGTCGTGGGCGAGAGCATCGCGATGGCCGTGCTGGCGCTGTTCCTCGTCTTCTTCTTCCTGCGGGACTCGCACAAAGCCGGCGGCCTGGTCCGGGAGATCGCTCCGGGGCGGAGCGGCGAGACGCTTGAGGCCATGGCCCGACGGGCCTTCGAGGCCGTCGAGGGGTTCATGCGCGGTACCACCTTCATCGCGCTCATCGACGCCGTCTGCATCACCGTGGGGCTGCTGGTCCTGGGTGTGCCGGGGGCCGTGGGGCTGGGCGCGCTCGTGTTCGTCGGCGCCTTCATCCCCTACCTCGGCGCCTTCCTCTCCGGTGCCGTCGCCGTACTGGTCGCGCTCGCCGACCGCGGGTTCGTCATCGCGCTGTGGGCGCTCGGGGTCGTCCTCGCGGTGCAGGTGCTGGAGGGGCATGTGCTCACGCCGGTGATCCAGAGCCGGACCGCGCAGATGCACCCGGCGGTGGTGATGGTGGCGATCACGGCGGGGGCGTCCGTGGCGGGGATCCTCGGCATGCTGCTCGCCGTACCCCTCACCGCGGCCGCCTTCGCCGTCGTACACGAACTGCGGGCGCGCTACCCCGGGCCCGAGCCGTCCGGGGACTCGGCCGGGTCCTCGGACTCGTAG
- a CDS encoding SseB family protein, with protein MYGYDQNAGAGAQQQYAQPQQGPGGYGQQQPLYPEPSPPSLADAVRAFTTGQLSAEDFQQVFATSKVYCPRGDNPGFLALHNTQQPVIPMFTSLKELRRYAGKESKYFVITGAEVIDLLPTGYGFVLDMEGEHRMVFDAKAVEQMVEFAMRRMYG; from the coding sequence ATGTACGGCTACGACCAGAACGCGGGTGCGGGTGCCCAGCAGCAGTACGCCCAGCCGCAGCAGGGCCCGGGCGGTTACGGGCAGCAGCAGCCGCTGTATCCCGAGCCGTCCCCACCGTCCCTCGCGGACGCGGTGCGGGCCTTCACCACCGGCCAGCTGTCCGCGGAGGACTTCCAGCAGGTCTTCGCGACCTCGAAGGTCTACTGCCCGCGCGGTGACAACCCCGGTTTCCTCGCCCTGCACAACACCCAGCAGCCGGTGATCCCGATGTTCACCTCGCTCAAAGAGCTGCGCCGGTACGCGGGCAAGGAGTCCAAGTACTTCGTGATCACGGGAGCCGAGGTCATCGACCTCCTGCCCACCGGCTACGGTTTCGTCCTCGACATGGAGGGCGAGCACCGCATGGTCTTCGACGCGAAGGCCGTGGAGCAGATGGTCGAGTTCGCGATGCGCAGGATGTACGGCTGA
- a CDS encoding LURP-one-related/scramblase family protein — MRFLVRDRLLGFGDDYWIEDEHGNKVFLVDGKAMRLRDTFELKDTQGRVLIDIHQKMLALRDTMVIERDGDALARIKRKRLSLLRNHYRVSLVDGTELDVSGKILDREFAVEYDGELLAVISRRRLHVRETYGVDVVRDDADPALLVAVAVCVIHLAEKEREDD, encoded by the coding sequence ATGAGATTCCTCGTACGCGACCGGCTCCTCGGCTTCGGTGACGACTACTGGATCGAGGACGAGCACGGCAACAAGGTGTTCCTCGTCGATGGCAAGGCCATGCGCCTCAGGGACACCTTCGAGCTGAAGGACACGCAGGGGCGTGTCCTTATCGACATCCACCAGAAGATGCTCGCCCTGCGCGACACCATGGTGATCGAACGGGACGGCGACGCCCTCGCCCGCATCAAGCGCAAGCGTCTGTCGCTGCTGCGCAACCACTACCGGGTCTCCCTGGTCGACGGCACCGAGCTCGACGTCAGCGGCAAGATCCTCGACCGGGAGTTCGCCGTCGAGTACGACGGTGAGCTGCTGGCCGTCATCTCCCGGCGCCGGCTGCATGTCCGGGAGACGTACGGCGTCGACGTCGTACGGGATGACGCGGACCCGGCGCTGCTGGTCGCGGTGGCGGTGTGCGTGATCCACCTGGCGGAGAAGGAACGGGAGGACGACTAG